From Paenibacillus sp. GP183, one genomic window encodes:
- a CDS encoding M23 family metallopeptidase, giving the protein MKLIWGKKAFTLMIIPGANRRTVRIKLPQSSLYLVPGLMLLVLGGFCFTIYWQNVQSIQTKNSLQQAYSGQEQKLTSQIADQNKELVELQANLIEMSHQTEAFQAKLEEIKQLRNVAELMTSSESAHKEKSQHVGGTTSPVTPENAAALATGTKQGLTLLVHDMNDIVTSLKESEKQIVEAQHLKSITPTIWPIASRTITSGFGIRSDPFTQKPSMHTGLDIDGELNDPVYATAEGTVLLSTWDTDHGNHIVIDHTRGIKTEYLHLNKMLVSRGAKVVKGQLIGLVGSTGRSTGTHLHYEVRVNDVPVNPRPYLLSDRKDEP; this is encoded by the coding sequence TTGAAGTTGATCTGGGGGAAGAAAGCATTCACCTTAATGATCATTCCTGGCGCGAACCGTCGTACCGTAAGAATCAAGCTTCCGCAGAGCAGCCTTTATCTCGTGCCCGGCCTGATGCTGCTCGTTCTGGGCGGGTTCTGTTTTACGATTTATTGGCAAAATGTTCAATCCATTCAAACCAAAAACTCCCTGCAGCAAGCCTATAGCGGACAAGAGCAAAAACTCACAAGTCAAATTGCGGATCAAAACAAGGAGCTGGTGGAGCTTCAAGCGAATCTGATCGAGATGTCCCATCAAACAGAGGCATTTCAGGCCAAGCTTGAGGAAATTAAACAACTCAGGAACGTCGCAGAACTGATGACCTCTTCAGAGTCTGCCCATAAGGAAAAAAGCCAGCATGTCGGCGGGACAACCTCCCCCGTTACCCCCGAAAATGCTGCAGCCCTGGCAACAGGCACCAAGCAAGGGCTCACGCTGTTGGTACATGATATGAACGATATCGTTACAAGTTTAAAAGAATCGGAAAAACAGATTGTGGAGGCGCAGCATCTGAAAAGCATAACCCCTACGATCTGGCCGATAGCTTCACGCACTATTACCTCGGGCTTTGGGATTCGCAGCGATCCCTTCACGCAGAAACCCAGCATGCATACCGGTCTGGATATCGACGGCGAGCTGAACGATCCAGTTTATGCGACAGCTGAAGGCACAGTGCTCCTGTCCACTTGGGATACCGATCACGGCAACCATATCGTTATCGATCATACCCGAGGGATTAAAACGGAGTATCTTCATTTGAACAAAATGCTGGTCAGCCGTGGAGCGAAGGTGGTTAAAGGCCAATTAATCGGGCTTGTCGGCTCTACCGGCCGCAGTACAGGCACTCACTTGCACTATGAGGTCCGTGTCAACGATGTACCCGTAAATCCGCGGCCCTATCTTCTTAGTGATAGAAAGGATGAACCCTAA
- a CDS encoding thymidine kinase encodes MAKLYFRYGTMNSGKSIEVLRVAHNYEEQGKKVLLFTPSIDDRFGMGMVKSRIGMQKEAIVVDEHLDMRVVAAAERPNCVLVDEAQFLQPYQVKQLIDIVDDLNIPVMAYGLRADFLGQLFPGSSQLLAVADTIEEIKTVCWYCDKKAIMNMRCKDGKPIFHGEQIHIGGNESYIPVCRKCYASKKKIFLETLKGLSL; translated from the coding sequence TTGGCTAAACTTTATTTTCGTTATGGCACGATGAACAGCGGCAAATCGATTGAGGTGCTTCGAGTAGCCCACAATTATGAAGAACAGGGCAAAAAAGTTCTGCTTTTCACCCCATCCATCGATGACCGCTTTGGCATGGGAATGGTCAAATCCAGAATCGGCATGCAAAAAGAAGCGATCGTGGTCGATGAACATCTCGATATGAGAGTTGTGGCTGCTGCAGAGAGACCGAACTGCGTTTTGGTCGATGAAGCTCAATTTCTTCAACCCTACCAAGTTAAACAATTGATCGATATCGTGGATGACCTCAACATTCCAGTGATGGCCTATGGACTCAGGGCTGACTTTCTGGGCCAGCTGTTTCCGGGCAGCAGTCAATTGCTTGCCGTTGCCGATACGATTGAGGAAATTAAAACAGTATGCTGGTACTGCGACAAGAAAGCGATTATGAATATGCGCTGCAAAGACGGCAAGCCCATTTTTCACGGGGAACAGATTCATATTGGCGGCAATGAAAGCTACATTCCTGTTTGTCGCAAATGCTATGCCTCCAAAAAAAAAATCTTCCTAGAAACTTTGAAGGGGTTATCGCTCTAA
- a CDS encoding DUF445 domain-containing protein: MYTSMKDEVKHIATISLGIMGAGFAATLPLEPSTMKILLQGGFEAGVVGGLADWFAVTALFRHPLGIPIPHTALLPNNREKITKALVSTVENQLLSKETISMRLQQIQFLKRGLELAEKNFHNEALQQGLVHLSRQAIQAVDLENLVPVIAKEIDKAIQGVDTSRLLRTIVERITAHNYDEKAFDFILDKVDAWAAKEETQLQLGAMALKAFEGLQTNGFMQFAVNAFIGMVNEEKLGSILQNFILSYTEQLRTLDHPRRESMLQAIRSELQKLEYNPTLLAELEAWKAQLPAFFAIEDKLVQLMQRLRKQAEEFVERPDFIPVHVIPLLTKLVDSIKENPETVQRGEAWIQQRIIGYLEQNHSKIGQLVQENLDKLDNETLIEMMEDKIGGDIQWIRVNGAICGFFIGLALAGIKLLF; the protein is encoded by the coding sequence ATGTATACGTCAATGAAAGATGAAGTTAAACATATTGCAACCATATCCCTGGGTATTATGGGTGCAGGATTTGCAGCGACACTGCCGCTTGAACCCTCTACGATGAAAATCCTGCTGCAGGGTGGTTTTGAGGCAGGAGTCGTCGGCGGACTAGCGGACTGGTTTGCCGTCACGGCCTTATTTCGCCATCCGCTCGGCATTCCGATTCCGCATACGGCTTTGCTGCCCAACAATAGAGAGAAAATTACCAAGGCGCTGGTTTCAACTGTTGAAAATCAGCTCCTCTCCAAAGAGACGATTAGCATGCGCCTCCAGCAGATTCAATTCCTGAAGAGAGGCTTGGAGCTGGCTGAAAAGAACTTCCATAATGAGGCTTTGCAGCAAGGACTTGTCCATCTGAGCAGGCAGGCTATTCAGGCTGTTGACCTGGAGAATCTGGTTCCTGTCATAGCCAAGGAAATTGACAAAGCGATCCAGGGTGTGGATACGTCCCGCCTGCTTCGCACGATTGTAGAGCGCATTACCGCCCATAACTATGATGAGAAGGCGTTTGATTTTATCCTCGACAAAGTCGATGCATGGGCGGCGAAGGAAGAGACCCAGCTGCAGCTCGGGGCCATGGCGCTAAAGGCTTTTGAAGGTCTGCAGACGAACGGATTCATGCAGTTTGCCGTGAATGCTTTTATCGGCATGGTCAATGAAGAAAAGCTCGGCTCCATCCTGCAGAATTTCATTCTTTCTTATACGGAGCAGCTTCGCACTTTGGATCACCCACGACGTGAGTCTATGCTCCAGGCGATACGCTCAGAGCTGCAAAAGCTGGAGTATAACCCGACGCTCCTGGCGGAGCTGGAGGCTTGGAAGGCGCAGCTGCCTGCGTTCTTTGCTATCGAGGATAAGCTGGTTCAGCTTATGCAGCGGCTTCGCAAGCAAGCGGAGGAGTTCGTGGAACGGCCGGATTTTATTCCGGTTCATGTGATTCCGCTTCTAACCAAGCTGGTGGATTCGATCAAAGAGAATCCGGAAACGGTGCAGCGGGGAGAAGCCTGGATTCAGCAGCGGATCATCGGGTATTTGGAACAAAATCACAGCAAAATCGGACAGCTGGTTCAAGAAAATCTGGATAAGCTGGATAACGAGACTTTGATTGAAATGATGGAAGACAAGATCGGCGGGGATATTCAATGGATTCGCGTTAACGGCGCCATCTGCGGCTTTTTCATTGGATTAGCTTTGGCCGGAATAAAGCTTTTGTTTTAA
- a CDS encoding polymer-forming cytoskeletal protein has product MLGNKNKTNPKTTDTLIGGCTICEGKVISEASLRIEGQMNGDIECAGDITIGENAVVQSSIHARDVILAGKVNGNIHTKGKLTVLSTGVLIGNIDVRSFVIQEGGIFQGSSMMNLTAHGADLAGSGKVVDAIAHKQKNEKSAAAAGG; this is encoded by the coding sequence ATGCTTGGAAACAAGAATAAAACGAATCCCAAAACAACCGACACACTGATCGGGGGATGCACCATCTGCGAAGGGAAGGTTATCTCGGAAGCGAGCCTTCGCATCGAAGGCCAGATGAACGGAGATATTGAGTGCGCCGGAGATATCACCATCGGCGAAAATGCCGTGGTTCAATCCAGCATTCACGCGCGTGATGTTATTTTGGCAGGCAAGGTGAATGGCAACATCCATACCAAGGGCAAGCTTACCGTATTGAGTACCGGTGTCCTGATCGGCAACATCGATGTGCGCTCCTTTGTTATTCAGGAGGGCGGGATTTTTCAAGGAAGCAGCATGATGAACCTGACTGCTCATGGGGCTGACCTGGCGGGCAGCGGCAAAGTCGTCGATGCCATTGCCCATAAGCAGAAAAATGAGAAGTCGGCGGCTGCAGCAGGCGGGTAA
- a CDS encoding HD domain-containing protein: MSLEHTFTSGRIWEPLYQWEKHPLPVEVELFQSAPVRRLKFLFHFGASALFSPIVHSRLEHTIGVWSLMVHFFPDKPLLRIAALLHDIGHLPFSHAVEKTLGFDHHMNTAELIESSCIANILIKHGVSPASIISILNEDSPLSTQTPLLGLDHLDSFLRDTFAAGQYLILPSELVRKLSFRGDFLEAELDAVIPLVTAIVNDHHMFLQPKFLAMDALLAKAVVHHCEAHPGARLLLPGLVDRELIQELQQSSDAIARDVIQVLQYEPHRILISDEPARGSIQVKICKLYKKEPLVDGLPASEVIPEAADKLAELNHLAASYFFTYS; the protein is encoded by the coding sequence TTGAGCCTTGAACATACCTTTACTTCGGGCCGTATTTGGGAGCCGCTCTATCAGTGGGAGAAGCATCCTCTTCCCGTAGAGGTCGAGCTCTTTCAATCGGCGCCGGTTCGACGTTTGAAATTTTTATTTCATTTCGGGGCGTCCGCTCTGTTCTCGCCGATTGTTCATTCACGGTTGGAGCATACTATTGGAGTCTGGTCGCTGATGGTTCACTTTTTTCCAGATAAGCCGCTGCTGAGAATAGCCGCACTGCTGCATGATATCGGCCATTTGCCCTTCTCGCACGCTGTGGAGAAAACGCTCGGCTTCGATCATCACATGAATACGGCTGAGCTGATCGAAAGCAGCTGTATTGCAAATATATTGATCAAACACGGTGTGTCTCCTGCCTCCATCATTTCGATCCTGAATGAAGACAGTCCGTTATCCACCCAAACGCCCTTGCTCGGACTGGATCATCTGGACAGCTTTCTGCGAGATACTTTCGCTGCGGGCCAATATTTGATACTTCCTTCGGAGCTTGTCAGAAAGCTTAGCTTTCGAGGTGACTTTTTGGAGGCGGAGCTTGATGCAGTCATTCCTTTGGTCACGGCAATCGTGAATGATCATCATATGTTTCTCCAGCCGAAGTTTCTTGCGATGGACGCTCTGCTTGCCAAAGCCGTCGTTCATCACTGCGAGGCTCATCCCGGCGCGAGACTGCTGCTTCCCGGACTTGTGGACCGTGAACTGATTCAAGAGCTGCAGCAAAGCAGTGATGCTATTGCAAGGGACGTCATTCAAGTGCTGCAATATGAACCTCACCGGATATTGATCAGTGATGAGCCCGCTAGGGGAAGCATTCAGGTAAAGATCTGCAAGCTGTACAAAAAAGAGCCTCTTGTCGATGGATTGCCCGCTTCCGAAGTCATACCTGAAGCAGCCGACAAGCTTGCAGAGCTCAATCATCTTGCCGCCTCTTATTTTTTCACTTATTCATAA